Proteins encoded by one window of Candidatus Obscuribacter sp.:
- the murG gene encoding undecaprenyldiphospho-muramoylpentapeptide beta-N-acetylglucosaminyltransferase yields the protein MSPSGHRIVLTGGGTGGHIYPALSVAEQLMGDHDVEAILYIGASKHPEERLARECGLDFVGLTVSGLPRSLSPRLLTWPGEMFGAIYKARQILQKFRPTVVLGTGGYASAPPLAAANSLGIPTVVHEPDAHPGLVNRLMGQKAELISLGMQGAAGRMHSKSGRLAFNGNPVRMSFLGERKRDAGCAVLGLRSDLKNVLITGGSQGAKALNDAVAGCLAKLLDIEPHLQVIHQCGDKNLNDLKEQLPPGLAQSPRYHLRPYFDDLSMAYAVSDLAVTRAGAMTVAELAVTGTPAIFVPYPYAAQDHQTHNARYVESQKAARVLPQEGLTAATLYDQIYQLITDDALLNDMRKHMKDLGKPEAARLLADQLKEISSRYVAGHAGKSYSVAK from the coding sequence ATGTCTCCCTCAGGTCACAGAATAGTTTTAACGGGTGGCGGCACTGGTGGACATATATATCCAGCGCTGTCAGTGGCTGAGCAACTGATGGGCGATCATGATGTCGAAGCCATCTTATATATAGGTGCATCTAAACATCCGGAAGAGCGTCTGGCTCGTGAGTGCGGTCTCGATTTTGTGGGCTTAACTGTTTCTGGTCTGCCGCGTAGTCTGTCGCCACGCCTTTTGACCTGGCCGGGAGAAATGTTTGGCGCTATCTACAAAGCCCGCCAGATATTGCAAAAATTCAGACCTACTGTGGTTTTGGGCACTGGTGGCTATGCTTCTGCTCCACCTTTGGCTGCTGCTAACAGTCTTGGTATTCCCACTGTGGTCCATGAGCCGGATGCGCACCCCGGGCTAGTTAATAGATTGATGGGTCAAAAGGCCGAATTGATCTCGCTGGGGATGCAGGGTGCAGCCGGGCGCATGCACAGTAAATCGGGACGTCTGGCGTTTAATGGCAATCCAGTGCGCATGAGCTTTTTGGGCGAGCGTAAACGTGATGCTGGTTGCGCTGTGCTCGGTCTCAGATCTGATTTAAAAAATGTCCTCATCACAGGCGGCTCACAGGGCGCTAAAGCCCTTAATGATGCTGTTGCTGGTTGTCTGGCAAAACTGCTTGATATAGAGCCTCATTTGCAGGTGATACACCAGTGTGGCGATAAAAATCTCAACGACCTCAAAGAGCAATTGCCTCCCGGTCTGGCTCAGAGTCCTCGCTATCACTTGCGTCCATATTTTGATGACCTCTCCATGGCTTATGCTGTTTCAGATCTGGCAGTGACAAGAGCTGGCGCCATGACCGTAGCCGAATTAGCCGTAACTGGCACACCGGCTATTTTTGTGCCCTATCCCTATGCCGCTCAGGATCATCAAACCCATAACGCCCGCTATGTAGAGTCGCAAAAAGCTGCCCGTGTACTGCCGCAAGAGGGGCTGACCGCCGCTACGCTCTATGATCAAATTTATCAACTAATCACTGACGATGCGCTTTTAAACGATATGCGCAAGCATATGAAGGACCTGGGTAAACCAGAGGCCGCAAGATTGCTCGCTGATCAACTTAAAGAAATCAGCAGTCGCTATGTCGCCGGTCATGCCGGCAAATCGTACAGCGTCGCTAAATAG
- the gcvT gene encoding glycine cleavage system aminomethyltransferase GcvT, whose protein sequence is MATTTLRETPLANAHRKLAARMVDFAGWNMPVQYKSIVSEHMATREKIGLFDVSHMGEFLVTGAKSFDFIQYVIANDLLKLTEPNRALYSQLCYPDGGTVDDLIVYRRQDDFMLVVNASNIDKDLEWLKSHASKFGVTLTDISDETGLLALQGPQAVPLLAEIAGDFVSSMPSFSYGEATVDGVKFSFGRTGYTGEDGFEIFVPANKVEWLWQTLLERGASRGIEPCGLGARDTLRLEAGLPLYGHELEKDISPIEAGLGWSVKPDKCDFIGREVLTHHKNGGLSRQVVCLKSDGKALPRQGYAVFCGDDEVGYVTSGSQGIFVGYPIAFAMLPKAHKTSSGTVDCTKVGTELSIAIRDAKVSAKVVTRPWYKRKK, encoded by the coding sequence ATGGCCACAACCACCTTGAGAGAAACACCCCTTGCCAATGCCCACCGCAAACTGGCGGCGCGTATGGTGGATTTTGCTGGCTGGAATATGCCGGTGCAATACAAGTCCATAGTCTCTGAGCACATGGCAACCAGAGAAAAAATTGGACTATTTGATGTCTCTCATATGGGTGAGTTTCTTGTCACCGGGGCCAAGTCCTTTGATTTTATTCAGTACGTCATTGCCAATGATTTGCTCAAGCTAACTGAGCCCAACCGAGCGCTCTATTCTCAGCTTTGCTATCCAGATGGTGGCACGGTGGATGACTTGATTGTTTATCGCCGCCAGGACGACTTTATGCTGGTGGTCAATGCCTCCAATATCGACAAAGACCTGGAGTGGCTCAAGAGTCATGCCAGCAAATTTGGCGTAACCCTTACCGATATCAGTGACGAGACTGGTTTGCTAGCGCTACAAGGTCCACAAGCTGTACCACTTTTAGCTGAAATCGCCGGAGATTTTGTCAGCAGTATGCCATCTTTTAGTTATGGCGAAGCCACTGTAGATGGTGTCAAATTTAGCTTTGGTCGCACTGGCTATACTGGCGAAGACGGTTTTGAAATCTTTGTCCCCGCCAACAAAGTAGAATGGCTCTGGCAGACCCTGCTCGAGCGCGGCGCCAGTCGCGGTATCGAGCCCTGTGGTCTGGGTGCTCGCGATACTTTGCGTCTGGAGGCTGGCTTGCCTCTCTATGGGCATGAATTAGAAAAAGATATCAGCCCAATCGAGGCTGGACTGGGCTGGAGCGTCAAACCAGACAAGTGTGATTTTATCGGTAGAGAAGTCTTGACCCATCACAAAAATGGTGGACTAAGCAGACAGGTAGTCTGTCTCAAGTCAGATGGCAAAGCTCTGCCTCGTCAAGGTTATGCAGTATTTTGTGGCGATGATGAAGTCGGCTACGTCACCAGCGGCTCACAAGGTATTTTTGTTGGTTATCCAATTGCCTTTGCCATGTTGCCAAAAGCTCACAAAACCAGCTCTGGCACTGTTGACTGCACTAAGGTCGGCACTGAGCTGTCGATTGCCATTAGAGACGCCAAAGTGTCTGCCAAAGTGGTCACCAGACCCTGGTACAAACGCAAAAAATAA
- the gcvH gene encoding glycine cleavage system protein GcvH, protein MSTQALSHPDDLKYVKSHEYVKVDGDVASIGITAFAADQLGDVTFVEMPKVGEKFKVGQKFGVIESVKSVSDLYMPVAGEVIEINDKLNGEPELVNLDCYTAGWMVKVKLEDKSNLDALMNAADYKKFIVE, encoded by the coding sequence ATGTCCACTCAAGCGCTCAGCCATCCAGACGACCTCAAATACGTCAAATCCCATGAATACGTCAAAGTAGACGGGGATGTTGCCTCTATCGGCATCACAGCTTTTGCAGCGGACCAGCTCGGCGACGTTACTTTTGTGGAAATGCCAAAAGTAGGCGAGAAGTTTAAAGTCGGTCAAAAGTTTGGCGTTATCGAATCAGTCAAATCAGTGTCAGACCTCTACATGCCAGTTGCTGGCGAAGTAATCGAAATCAACGATAAGCTCAATGGTGAGCCCGAGTTGGTCAACCTTGATTGCTACACCGCTGGTTGGATGGTCAAAGTAAAACTCGAAGATAAGAGCAATCTCGATGCTTTGATGAATGCCGCTGACTATAAAAAGTTTATAGTCGAGTAA
- a CDS encoding HEAT repeat domain-containing protein: MTTLAKWIRRATSLLTQSHKVVLKADDWSLEHVLVYHGLVGTSPEGSRAFKDVRADFISAVNRGNSHNLCICLKLPPLQWEDKLQKIAAEFEGKEKEALIKTLLPDASDVYEQSTWDPLSYLDWHVQANAAMLLAYLGATQAQDRLIAALDSTAGGINPAFCHITRALAHMPTHQSREALTRYSTSAEPWLRVDAVSALASWPIDQIGQTLQKSFSEHHKFFDYQAVAVAKKHSPADFIEIGTQESVDLACEIITGTIEAMQSTFANQSIIEDFELLHCLKLLGQRKNTEFSPVELFAIHSLLQWAQNLTDDESAEAHLPEARARLGDEQIASKLTNYLQTIKPEGGQKQTLASAHRYAIKLAGQLQISTATPALIALLESYPQATGELAESLGELKAIEAVSPLIKMAQSLVDVEERTSSTPSAQPIDEEDRISADIYWHILHALGKMPTQEALDFVLKATNDSAPDKREAALTAATSIYLADGGKLAKSEEVIGALVKALNDPSMQVKQTAMEASGTIKKAELVEPLAKLTQAGETAISRKAFDALRAIHNLGLKAEVESALAVILTAERNGNKSKKIKDFADSLKS, translated from the coding sequence ATGACCACGCTTGCAAAGTGGATCAGAAGAGCGACAAGCCTCCTGACACAGTCCCACAAAGTCGTACTAAAGGCTGATGATTGGAGCCTTGAGCATGTACTGGTCTACCATGGACTGGTGGGCACGAGCCCCGAGGGCAGTCGCGCCTTTAAGGATGTGCGCGCCGACTTTATCTCGGCTGTCAACCGTGGCAACTCTCACAATCTCTGTATCTGCCTCAAATTGCCGCCTTTGCAATGGGAAGACAAGCTACAAAAAATTGCCGCAGAATTTGAAGGCAAAGAAAAGGAAGCTTTAATAAAAACGCTTTTGCCAGATGCCTCAGATGTCTACGAACAAAGCACCTGGGATCCGCTCAGCTACCTGGACTGGCATGTGCAAGCCAATGCCGCCATGCTCCTCGCTTATCTGGGAGCCACTCAAGCCCAGGACAGACTCATCGCCGCTCTCGATAGCACTGCCGGCGGTATCAACCCAGCCTTTTGTCATATCACAAGAGCGCTAGCCCATATGCCTACGCATCAGTCTAGAGAGGCATTGACTCGCTACAGCACCAGCGCAGAGCCCTGGCTGAGAGTAGATGCAGTGAGCGCGCTGGCTAGCTGGCCAATCGATCAAATCGGTCAAACACTACAAAAGTCTTTTAGTGAGCATCACAAGTTTTTTGACTATCAAGCTGTAGCCGTTGCCAAAAAGCACAGCCCAGCTGACTTTATCGAGATCGGCACACAAGAGTCGGTAGACCTGGCTTGCGAAATCATTACCGGCACAATTGAAGCAATGCAATCGACTTTTGCTAATCAAAGTATCATCGAAGACTTTGAACTATTGCATTGCCTCAAGCTACTGGGACAGCGCAAAAACACTGAGTTTAGCCCAGTGGAGCTATTTGCTATTCACAGTCTTTTGCAGTGGGCTCAAAACCTTACCGATGATGAGAGCGCTGAAGCCCACTTGCCTGAAGCCAGAGCCCGCCTCGGCGACGAGCAAATAGCAAGCAAACTGACAAACTATCTCCAGACAATCAAACCTGAGGGTGGTCAAAAGCAAACACTGGCAAGCGCTCACCGTTACGCCATCAAACTGGCTGGCCAGCTCCAGATAAGCACAGCAACACCAGCCTTGATTGCCCTATTGGAGAGCTATCCTCAAGCCACAGGCGAATTGGCCGAAAGCCTGGGTGAGCTAAAAGCAATTGAAGCAGTCTCCCCATTAATTAAAATGGCTCAGAGCCTCGTTGATGTCGAAGAACGTACAAGTAGCACTCCCAGTGCTCAGCCCATCGACGAAGAAGATCGCATAAGCGCAGATATTTACTGGCATATTTTGCATGCCCTGGGCAAAATGCCAACTCAAGAAGCCCTCGACTTTGTGCTCAAAGCCACAAATGACAGCGCTCCAGATAAAAGAGAGGCGGCCCTTACTGCTGCCACCAGTATCTATCTAGCCGATGGTGGCAAGCTAGCTAAAAGCGAAGAGGTAATTGGCGCTCTGGTAAAAGCACTGAATGACCCATCAATGCAGGTCAAACAAACTGCCATGGAAGCCAGCGGCACAATCAAAAAAGCCGAGCTAGTTGAGCCTCTAGCCAAACTCACTCAAGCTGGCGAAACAGCAATCAGTCGCAAAGCTTTTGACGCCCTGCGTGCAATCCATAATCTGGGACTAAAAGCCGAGGTGGAGAGCGCACTTGCTGTGATATTGACGGCAGAACGCAATGGCAATAAGAGCAAAAAAATCAAAGACTTTGCGGATAGCTTAAAGTCCTGA
- a CDS encoding acyl-CoA dehydrogenase family protein encodes MNTFLSTSQKALQEQYIKFVEGVITPQAQDLDNGKACLKEVMSKFAQAGYLGITIPKEFGGQGGTLLDLVLLSEAVAEQAAGLSVALASHYSVVATLLKAGSDSQKSRYLPLLARGEMFGAQAFSEENAGSDLNAVETTFTADGSAFKLSGVKTWVVNAGLPALFAVLGHDKDNKLVCFIVDNSEASAIHVSERKAIMGFHSASIADVTFKDFAVPADNQLVCDCALDLVNSALDVSKTVVAGAAIGLAQKALLLSADRANGRVQFGAPIAKNQGVQWKLADLSTESSAARLLTYRAAWAQAAEADKFAQFAAMAKLFASRVARFHSGEAVQIFGMLGASSESPIERIYRDAKLTELFEGTSDLQKVIIKEKLGV; translated from the coding sequence GTGAACACCTTCTTAAGCACAAGCCAAAAGGCGCTACAAGAACAGTATATAAAGTTTGTCGAGGGCGTAATAACGCCACAGGCTCAGGACCTTGATAACGGCAAGGCTTGTCTCAAAGAAGTAATGAGCAAGTTTGCCCAGGCAGGTTATCTAGGTATAACCATTCCCAAAGAATTTGGTGGCCAGGGCGGTACGCTCTTGGATCTGGTACTGCTCAGTGAGGCTGTGGCCGAGCAAGCAGCTGGACTCTCTGTGGCTTTAGCGAGCCATTACAGTGTTGTCGCCACTTTGCTCAAAGCTGGTAGCGATAGTCAAAAATCCCGTTATTTGCCTCTTCTTGCCCGCGGCGAGATGTTTGGCGCTCAGGCTTTTAGCGAAGAAAACGCTGGCTCTGATTTGAATGCAGTTGAGACCACTTTTACTGCTGATGGCAGCGCTTTTAAACTCTCTGGTGTCAAGACCTGGGTAGTTAACGCTGGTTTGCCCGCACTCTTTGCCGTGCTCGGTCATGACAAAGACAATAAGCTCGTCTGTTTTATCGTTGATAACTCAGAAGCCTCTGCTATTCATGTCTCTGAGCGCAAGGCAATTATGGGCTTCCATTCTGCCAGTATTGCTGACGTCACTTTTAAAGACTTTGCCGTGCCAGCCGACAATCAATTGGTTTGCGACTGTGCCCTCGACCTGGTCAATAGCGCTCTCGATGTCTCTAAGACCGTAGTGGCTGGAGCGGCCATCGGTCTTGCCCAAAAAGCGCTTTTGCTATCGGCTGACAGAGCCAATGGTCGCGTGCAGTTTGGCGCACCGATTGCCAAAAATCAGGGTGTGCAATGGAAGCTCGCGGATTTGTCCACCGAATCCAGCGCTGCCAGACTATTGACCTACCGTGCGGCCTGGGCTCAAGCTGCGGAAGCTGACAAGTTTGCTCAGTTTGCTGCTATGGCTAAGTTGTTTGCTAGCCGCGTCGCTAGATTTCATAGTGGCGAAGCTGTGCAGATATTCGGTATGCTGGGAGCATCAAGTGAGTCCCCAATCGAGCGGATTTATCGCGATGCCAAACTAACCGAACTCTTTGAAGGTACCAGTGATCTGCAAAAGGTCATCATCAAAGAAAAACTCGGCGTTTAG